In Halococcus saccharolyticus DSM 5350, the following are encoded in one genomic region:
- a CDS encoding metal-dependent hydrolase, which yields MNKKGHVINALVLSVGLAYLTHPTGDATTARAVVGFAVPVVLGALVPDVDTAFGSHRKTFHNLPTLGLFVAYPLYFDNLELVWIGVATHYVLDLLGTKRGLALLYPLDSTEFDLPVGVRVESRYATLVVLLITGVEIAVAAVLAADTPRQLLTDGLRAAGLF from the coding sequence ATGAACAAGAAGGGGCACGTCATCAACGCGCTCGTCCTGAGCGTCGGACTCGCGTATCTCACTCACCCCACGGGCGACGCCACTACCGCGCGCGCGGTCGTCGGGTTCGCGGTCCCGGTGGTGCTCGGGGCGCTCGTCCCCGACGTCGACACCGCGTTCGGGAGCCACCGGAAGACGTTCCACAACCTCCCGACGCTCGGACTCTTCGTCGCGTATCCTCTCTACTTCGACAATCTCGAACTGGTGTGGATCGGCGTGGCGACCCACTACGTACTCGATCTGCTCGGGACGAAGCGGGGACTCGCGCTGCTGTACCCGCTCGACAGCACCGAGTTCGATCTCCCCGTGGGAGTCCGGGTGGAGAGTCGGTACGCGACCCTCGTGGTCCTCCTCATCACGGGCGTCGAGATCGCCGTCGCCGCGGTGCTCGCAGCCGACACTCCCCGACA